In Takifugu flavidus isolate HTHZ2018 chromosome 1, ASM371156v2, whole genome shotgun sequence, the DNA window ATATTTTATTGTGCAATCTTTCCAAGCATAATGTGAAAGAAATGTAAATTATACAGCTACATACAGACACATGTTATGCAGTAATATGTTCATACGTAAATATATACAAACACAGAACCTACATCTACccaaaaccctaacccttaataTGCAGTagaaaaacatgaatttaaacTAGTTACAATTATGAACATCAAAGTGCATATCTGTCTGGCACGATATGATAACATGATTACATAAAAATGATCCAAACTCTAAATGGAAACATTCTGCTTCATAATGTTGATTATAACTTGCAAATAAATACAATGAAGTTCTCATTTTTTAACTCTTACATGAGGTTATTATTTCAAAACATAAACACACCTCCTGTGAAATTATGTCAATTATATGACAAAGGCACATATACCAAACCATTTTTATGCATGGCATGTCTCCTTTCAGGTTCACAGGGAAGTCACTGGTGCATTTAGATCAGGGCAAGGCCAGTTCATCGCAAGGCCCCGATGTGACAATTTGGGGTTTCTCTACCTTGCTTGAGGGTACCTTAACAGTACTCTGAAGGTATCTTCCTACCAGAACACGTACcaagttttgtctgcactggggcatGAACAAAGAACCCTtaacttctcagcccagtcccccacAGACTGGACTGTCTGCACCCCAAATAACTCTCACATAGAAGGATTATTATagagaacaaaataaataaatacaaaggaTTAATtcaactgtaaataaaaatcAAGCATAAAAAGcaccacacacaacaaaaaTCAAAATATGCAAAAGGGAGGTACCGGACTCAAGGTAAATAAAAAGCAACACTGTAGTGTTAGATGAATTCATGGTACTACTTtattcttttcatttcaaaaacaaaatattatcaATGGACTGACCACCTCAGCCCCCCATGTGAAATTTCAGTCAACAATTACTGCATTATATATCCCAAAATATGAGTGAAGGGTTGTGAGTAAAGGAACTTAGAAGAGATTTTTAAAAgcgaaaaacacacattttctctctgcagaactTCTCAAGAAATTACTACAATCTTTTCAGGCATAGAAAACTTTGAATTCTGTTTCTGATGGGTGTCAGTTTTATACCATAGATTAAAGGATTAATTAgtggaggaaagagcagaaactgtATTGCCATAAAATTACGGGCACCTTCTGATAACTGTCCAGAGTCAAATCTCATATGCAACAGATCAAATAGTAAACATATCATCACAATAATCAAAGATGATAAATGTGGCAAACATGTTTGCATAAATTTCATCCTTTCTTCTTTACATGTTAGGCATGTTTTCATGATATAGAAATAAGAGTAAATGACATACAGAatatgacagaaataaaatgtgatcgtgaaagcaggagaaaataCAGTTGTTATCGAGGGAGTACATTCTAATCTACGTATTACATAGTTAACACAATATATTCTTGATATCTGCGAGCCACATAACCTCAGAGTTGATGTTAACATTATAGTTATGAGCAATTGGCCCACTGGAAGAATCCATGcgacaaacacaagcagacaaaTTCTCTGAATGGTCATCACAGA includes these proteins:
- the LOC130532420 gene encoding olfactory receptor 6B1-like; protein product: MDNASDVTMFTLSGFNGIINFRFTLFALTFVCYCVIVQVNVTLILTIIMDKGLHEPMYIFLCNLCINSLYGTAGFYPKFLIDILSISHVISYAGCLVQSLVVNSSACAVFSFLALMAYDRYVAICQPLVYHSVMTIQRICLLVFVAWILPVGQLLITIMLTSTLRLCGSQISRIYCVNYVIRRLECTPSITTVFSPAFTITFYFCHILYVIYSYFYIMKTCLTCKEERMKFMQTCLPHLSSLIIVMICLLFDLLHMRFDSGQLSEGARNFMAIQFLLFPPLINPLIYGIKLTPIRNRIQSFLCLKRL